Below is a genomic region from Ailuropoda melanoleuca isolate Jingjing chromosome 8, ASM200744v2, whole genome shotgun sequence.
tataaactccatgaggacatGGATTTTTTGTCTGTGTGCTTCACTGTTGTACCCTcaacacctagaacagtgcttcaCCCATACTAGAGCTGAAAGCAcggttgttgaatgaatgaaatgttatGTTATTAATACCCGCTGGGGTCAGTGTCATTGACAAAATGCTCATCTAGAAGATAGTGGACCTGGGGAGATAGAAGACCCTTGGTGGGTCAGCTAAGCCCTTGTCACCTCGGATTACTCTACACTATACAAACACTAATCCCACTTCCCTTGTAAGAGTTTGGGGAAGATTCAGTGAACCAAAGGGTGTGAAGTCCCAGAGGACTCAGAAACAGATGGTCCCCAGGACCAAATGAAGGGGTAAGCCTTGAACTGGGAAGGGGCACTCTTCTGTTCTCTGAGACTACAGAGAAGGAAGTGAGGGTAAACACAGATGGGGACATGTGAGGATGCTGGTGCGGTGGGCGTGGCATCAAAAGGTACTTATTACTATTCCTCTATTAGTGTTAGAGAACTGTTTCAAAGCGGAGGCCCTCTTTGTTTGCTTTGGTATttctagtgcctggcacatagtagatgctcaagaaatgtCTATTGAATACATACAGGAGAGAATGGGTGGGTTATTGGTCAGACCTCGTACAACAGTTCTTAAACTCCAGTGTCTTTGGCCTTGCTGTTTAGGACCAGTTTCCCACTGGAATTTGAAGGGACATGGTTATATCCTGCTACACTCTGGGTGACCCAGAGGAAATGACTCTCTAGAGGGGAACCCAGATTGGACCACCTAGCAGCCCAACAAGGCCAAAGCCAACCAGCCAGCAAGACCCCCTTCTCAGTCCCTCCTGCATGGTCCTCTCAGCACTGGCTTCTATCCTTCCTACCTAGAGCTCCTTTTTTCTCATCACCTGTCTGTCTCCCCTTGATGGCATAAGCCCAGGTTCAGCAAACTCCACAGGCCAAATCCaacctgctgcctgtttttgtaaataaatttttcttggaacacagccatgcccacttATTTACATACTTTCTACAACTGCTTTCAGGTTACAGATGGCCAAATGGAGGAGCTGAAACAgaggtccacaaagcctaaaatatttgctatctggcttTTTATAGAGAGCAGTGCTGACTCCTGGTCTAAACCCTCCCTGGCATCTTGAAAACGTAGAGATTTGGATGATTTGGGCTTAGGCACTACAGTTCTCTAAtacaattttttccccttggataAAGAGTCCATATTTTGGTAAAGGTTAAAAGTGATTCATAGACTCTTAGAACTTTACAGGAAAGACCTTCAAATCCAGCAACTTCGAGCTGATTATCCTGTGCTTTAGAGGTGCTTTAGGCTACAGGACTGGTCTTTTGTATAAGGGCTTGTGTATGGGCATCATCTATAGGTACGAAGACCCATTTTCCTCCTAATATGTTCTTGCGCACTTGTCAGTACCCAGAATTCTGCCAGCAGGAGATAGAACCTTTCATTCCACCAACAAAAGAAGGCTTAAAGTGTATACTCTTCTGAAAAAGAAGCTAACAACGTAAGCCCGACCCAGGGGGAAAACCCTTGCTACCACCTTCCTTGCATGAGGTTTTGAAGCAAGTTCTCGTTTCTTCTTGGTTTGATCTAGAGCTGGTCCTGCTTACTAACTTCCCATTTGATCAGAAAAACCAGGTAGTGGATGGTTGTCCTCATGGATAAGAGGCAATTTAGAAAAACTCAGTAGCAGAAGGTCACCCCCAATCACCACTCACCCATGCAGAAATTTCGGAGCtctccttgcttcctctctcacATCACGAGCCATATCTCAAACCACAAGCCATTCCTGTTAGTCTTACTTTCCAAACATATCTTGATTCTTGTGTCTTCTCATCATCTAGATCAttacctccctccctcacctgaACCGTAACAGCCCTTCTCACCCGTGTCCTTGgtgtctcctctgtctctctccatccagTAGCAGGAGCCCTCTGCAGGTTATAGGTCATGCTGCTTCCCTGCTCAAAACCCTTTCATGATTTCCTGTCACACttagaacaaaatcaaaagcCTCTTCTTGGCCTAGAGGTCCCACCTGATCTGGCCTCTCACtaattttctgtctccttccttcatCTGTCTTCTTCTAATACATCATGCTCATGACACCCCAGAGCCTTTGCATGTGCTCTTCCTTCTAGaaagtccccctcccccatgtctTATTTCCACAGCTTGTTACCCTCACTTCACTCagttctctgctcaaatgtcacctccttagcACCACCCAACAGAAACGATCTTCCTTGTCCTCCATCCCAGGCacactctctcccttcccttcccgcATTTTCCTCCATAGCCCTTATCATCACTTCACATCAtgtcatttacttatttgctcaTTTACTCCTCTCCCACTAGAGCAGAAGCTCCACGACGGCACGTCTGTTTCTGTTCTTAGCTGTGTGCCCAGTTCCTGGCCCAGGCCTTGGCACCTGGGAGATGCTCAGTAACTATTTGTGGACCCAGAGTGCTCAGGTACCAGGCCAAGCTGCTTACCCCCGTGTGGATGTCAAATCAGTCAGCAAGGCGTGTACCTCACCTCAGCCACATGCTGTGGCCAAGCGTCATAGCTGTTGAAAGAAGCTATTGAAAATTACAAGAGTTTGTTAACATGACTAATCCTAGTCTTAACCATATTTTAATCTGATGTATCAGACGTaattagttttcctttatttgggTCAAGGGGAAGGCCAAATTTACCACTGttctgataagaaaaaaaaatcactgcataTGGGCCAAgcattacatttcatttttttacataatgCTGTCATTTTGAAGGTTTTAAAACACCCTCCCTGACTCAAAGCTCCGGGCGTCCCCCCTCCCGCCCAAGTTGGACTCCCCGTGGACAGTGCACCTTAGCAGAAGGCAGGAGGCATCACGGCACCCCTTACCCTGTTTCTGTCACCCACACggctctccctcttctctgcaccCCATGTGGCGTCCACAGTCACCACCAAGAATGGTCCCAGCAACGGCAGTAAAGCTAACATTAGTTGAACACTATGTGTACTTCTAAAATCTTCATGtgggttatttcatttaattagcACAACAACCCAAGAAATAAGTACTAACTTGTTgccattttacaggggaggagCGTGGTTCTCGTGCAGACTGTGGCCCAGCTGGTTAGTGACTGAGGCAGGATTAAAAACCAGGTAGTTTGAATCCAGAGCCCATCTTAGTTTTGCCTGTTCAACCGGAAGTATGATCCTCTGGAGAACAAAGGGATATTTTAGGATCGCCTAATTGGGTTGGTGTTTAGAAGCATCATAGAAAACAGCATGagaagcactgggtattatagaaaactgatgaatcactgacctctgcctctgaaaccaataatacattatatgttaattaattgaatttaaatttaaaaataaattttaaaaaaagatgacaccaaaaaaaaaaaaaaagaaagaaagaaaagaaaagaaaatagcatgaGAAACTGTGTACTTTTCTGGATATGAAgttattctttgtttcttatctcactgaaagaaaaagagggactCTTTTCCCCCTCGATTCCATTTGCCCCACATCCTCACATTCAGGCCCATGCGTGCTTACCCTTGCTTCCTCCTCCACAGGCTCCGAGGAGGGGCCTTTCCCTGCTTAAGGCTGACTTTCCATTTGGTTCTGGAGTCCATCCACTCCTGCCTCCACATCAGTTATTCCCCGGGTCCCAAGTCTTTGCCCTGCATTGACTCCTTCCCGGCAGCAGATAAACACATGCATGGACCTCTTtgctctgaagaaaataaataccccATTTATACAGTTCCCCTCCATCTATCACCCTATTTCCTCAGTCCACAGCCAAGCTTCCtagaagaatacattttttttttcaagtaagctctatgcccaatgtggggcttacaCCCACGACCCTgcaatcaagagtcatatgttccactgactgagccagccaggcaccccaagttcacatttttttctgcacCCCTTTTCTTCCTTGCTGTTCATTCTGTAACCCACTGTCCACTCCCACTGTGTCATTGGAACTGTCCAAGACATCAGGGAACTCTTGATAGCTAAATGTGATGGATACTTTTCAATGCTTGCTTGACCTACTTCTACTCTTTGAAATTCTTCTTCTCTTGACTTCTGTGAGTCCAcccttctctgattttctttcttttcccctggcTGCTTCTGCCCAGAGCACTTCATGGGTGGCTCTTCTTGGCCCTTGCATATAGTGGCATTCCCCAAAGCTTCTGTCCTTGACCTATTACCAGCCCCCATTCTAAACTCCTTTGCTGGCTTATCTGGTCCTTCCTTTGGTTTCAGTGATCACCGGTGAGCTGATGattctcaaatatatattctattctTTATTCTGGATTTCAGGCCAGAACCTCCAAAGGCCTGCTGGTTCACAGGGGCCCTCCGATTCAACATGCTCAAGATGGGACATGGTTCTCCCCTAAGCTCCTCGCTGCCCCTCCTCCAAGAGTGTCCATCCCAGGGAAGCCTCCAGAGCTGTTCAAGCCAATTCTTTCCTGTTATTTTCCACATCTcgtttattcattgatttttctcaataaatatttattgagtcttttTTCTGTGTCAGGCCATGAGCTAGTTTCTGAAGTTCAGACAGAAAGGCCTTTCATGGCTGGAACCCTGTTTCTCTTTCTAGCCACATCCACACTCTCCTGGATTATCTCCAGGCTGGAGAGCTCTTCACTTCTagagataaggagactgaggttGGCTGCTTTGGCCAGCCTTGCACTGCTGCCTTCCAGAGGCCTGAGTGGCACTCGGTGACCAGAGAGGCCATGCACAGAGCTCTGGAATTTCTGAGCTCAAAGGGACTTTGGATCACCCACTTTCAGGGATCTCAAGTGGGCTGAGCTCCAGAGTGTGTGAGAATCACTCAGGATCCTTCCTAAACTGCATGTGCTTGCCACTGTCTTCCTCCTTAGCTTTTCTGGGTGGTTTAGGGATCACTGACCCAgttgcacccccccccaacccctcatTTCCCTCATGAGGCTGCTCCTCTGGCTCTCAGCAGGGTGTTTGTGAGAAGGTAGGAGAGACAGGCTGGCAGAGCAGCTGATGGCCTTGGAGATGTCTGCTGCCCAGCTGTTCCCATTCTGGGTGTCTGGTCTTTGCAGCAATTTCTCTGATGGAGAAGATGGGTTAGCATTAATAGTGGAAGAGTGCGAGGACCTGAATTCATTCTGGAAATCTAAGTCTTGGCACTGTTGTAGATGACTTTGTACTTGGTGGGTTGAAATGGGGCCATTATCCTATTACAGCAGCCTTGAATACAGGATGAAGTAGCCTTGGAATGAAACTAAGATGTTCTCTGCTCAAAATGCCCTCGAGATGACGTGGGCCCGAAACAGCACATGACCCAACCCATCTGCTCCCTGCAGATGTCCCTGAGTGGCTCTGTCCCCCTGCCTCTGCAGCACTCTTGCCCAGACTCCTCTTTGATTTGTGGGCCCCACCATCAGGTCATCCAGGACTGCTTAAGGATGATAATTTAAGAGCTGACGGAGAGGGACACTCTGTCCCCAAACTACCCCCACTTCTACCCCTGGTAGTCTGTCACTTTCTGAACTCGCACTGTTTCTTGTTGTTTTCTGTCACATTGCAAATGCCCCTTGAGGGAGACATGTCAAAATATTATTAGCCACTAACATCTCGGTGCAAATCAATTTATTCACCAGTGGGAGCAGCCACTGTAGATCTAGAACAGAAGCCATTGTCATAGCATCTCTCAAAATATGGCCTAAGGGTTTGCACTGGCCAAAACCAGAATCTCTGGATTTGGGGCCTGGGGTTCCTATGTTCCCTGGAATCTGAGAACCACAGGTTGAGTGGGCCAGGTCTGGGAGGACAGTCTAGGGCACTAAGTCCCCCGGGGATGGAGGTATTGTTCTAGTCAAGCAGATGATGCTTCAGACAGGAGGTAGGACAGTGTAGGAGTTTGAGGCTTCCTGCTTCCTAATTATGTGCATGTCCTAATTACGTGACTGGCCTGCTTCTCCAGGAATGCCTCCACGTCAGCATTGATCCATTGCATTGCCCATCTGGGACCTTGTCTGTGGATCACTGCTCTCCTCTTGCAGTTAAATGCACCTTATCTTTCCATTTAGGTCTATAGACTACCAGCTAGAAAGGGCTGTAGAGAGTATCTAATCCTactctctttttatttcaaagatagGTGAAtctcagagggaaagggagttgCCCCACATCACCTACTGGCATTGCTGGGACTGGGACAGAACCTCTTGGCTTTCaattgcattttctctctcttatacACCAAAATTGTCTTATTGAAGATGGCAATTATGACTTCTTTTCCATGTGATGAAAGTACTACAGCCTTATAATACAATGTTGGGCATATAACGAGCATACGACAAATATTTCAGTGTCGAATGGACTAGGATGTGTCTAAGAGTAAGGAGAGGTCATGGcaaggagcaggggtgggggacactGAATCTGGATTTCAGGAGATCTCCATGTTGGGCTTGGCTGTATAGCCACTCACCTGTGAGGAGGCAAGATTCTAAAGTTCCAGCTCAAGCATCTTATATTAAAAGGCTGCCCTGACCAATATGGTGGCCAGTGGCCATTCATGGGGCTACTTACATAATTTAAGataacataaaattagaaattcgGTTCCTCAGTTGCACGAGCCTAATTTCAAGAGCTCCATAGCCAtttgtggctggtggctaccatattggacagcacagatatagGCCATTTCTACTGCAGCAGAGACTTGTTGGACAGCGCTAGACTAGACTTTGGGAGAAGACAGGATGGAGGCCAGGATCCTTATGTCCAGGAGCTTAGGGTTGCATGAGTTTTTGAGAGCATCTTCGGAGGCATTCAACCCTGTCCTACTAGGCAGCTCTATCCTGGGAAGAGCTCAAATGCCACTCTCACCTTCAAAAAGCATTAATGCCTGGGAAATTACAGTTCCAGCCAGGAATTTGTCCTCCTATCTGCTGACCATGgccaaaaagaaaatggaatctgtgggtctgtttttaACTCTGTATTGATCAGAGCATCTGGTGACCAGCCCTTTATAACTCACCTCCATTTCTGCTATGATTTTCATGTTTGCAAAGTGAGTATGTAAGCTCTTTGAGGATGGAATGGTTTTCAGTGAATCTGGTGAGTATATCGTTGGAGGGTTTCTTTTGATGAAGACGTTTGATAGTAACACCAAATCTCTTGCCAATGTGGGAAAATTTTGATATTCCTATTCAGTGTAGGTTTATGATGAAAAAAGGTGAATAAAACATTTAGCCTTCTCTACAGCCCCTTTATGGGGGTGAACTGAGCCAACATGGGACATAGGGGCAGGACAGATTACTGCCTTCACATCTTTTGTTTTAAGATCCCCCCATTTCTTTCCTGGACCTCAGCTTCCTTCAAGGTTCCCCACTGTTGCAAAATTAATCTTAGCTAATTGTATTTCTCAAGAATTCACTTCTGCCTCTGATGTGAGAGCTGATAAAGGCTTGAGGGCACTGGTTTTATTCAGCCcaggatttcatatttttttgcagGGTCCTCTTTAAGATTTGGGCACTTTGGGGGATCCAAAGGGGTAACTGTCCAATGGCTAATTTTAGCTCAGTGGTAGGCAGTGGATGGGGGCAAAGTTCTTTTCAGATTACAAAATCACACCATGTAGGTGACATCTTGCTTTCAAGCCCATGTCTGTCCCACTCCCTTGAAAGCTGTCTGCATGTCCACACCTGTTCCTGCAAGTGGGGCTTGTCTTTAGTAGAACTCCAGTTCCAGATTCAGATGACTCAGGAAGAACCACTATGCTACTACTGGCCCAGCCCTGAGTCTTATGGTCCAGGCTGAGACTAAGCCTTGATCTGGGCTTCTGGTTTTTTTCCCAGTCTGAACTCCTGTGTTCATAACTTGTCTAATACCCAACTGCCtctaagattctctctgccccattTTCCCAGAGGTTAGAGCCCTGGGACCCGCTGCTACTTTCTTAAGTACCCTGTATTTTTCCCACATCTGCCAGCCATTCGTTTATTGAATGCTTTTGGGTGTGCAAGACTTAATGCTAATGGCAGTTTGTAAGCGTTCTCATCTCAGCAGCCTAGATAGGTTGGTTCTATTATTATACCTGTCTGaaggatgaggaagctgaagttcagagaggttaagtaacttctcTGATATCCTATAAATAGCAAGTGGCAGGGCTAGGGTTATAATTCAGATCTGTTTCACTCCAACCCGAGCTCTTTAACACTGGGTTCCCCTGTCTGCAGGCTGGCTGGCCTTCCCCACCTGCTACTGAGGCTGTCCCAAGTGTCTGCTCTACCCGATAGGCACAAGGTGGCCTCCTGTCCTGCTCTGTCCAGTAGAATAGTTCTGCTGTCCCTGACTGGACCATGGGACATATATGGTGCAGATGACCATAGTCATGAGAGTCTCCAGACACAGCTCAAGGTTCTCTCTATGAGCTCTTATTGGGCACATAATAGGACTCAATAGATATTTACATGGATGAATGGACGAACTGAGTGGTAGCATGGAAGTTCCTGACTTCACTGCCTTGCTTTTCAAGGGATCTCCATACTTCTGGTCTACTGTTGTGCTGACCTTAATACTGTTCCACAGGGAAAATCTCCTAATACTAACGTTCAGTATCTTCCTGGGTCTAAAATGAAACCCGTCTTTAATTTGGATTCTTCTTTCTAAATAACTAGGTTACTCAGCTCATTTCATAGAGATTCTTCTTAGACCTGCAGTGTGGGTACACGGGGAGAGAGCTGTATATGCTCCATTTTAGAACGTGCTGAAGATCACCTTTTGATAGCCAAGATGGTGTAAGAGGTGGGACTAAGCTCAAGCATTTGTCAATTGCAAAGATATTTCCACTTAACAGAGGCATGAATCATGGGAGAGTCACATGAAATCAGTATCTTCCATTGTGTTGAGGGCTGACTAGAGGGCACGTGAAGCATCTATGAATTctactgtgtatgtgtgtgcctcTTCACGTGTGGGTGTGTATCTACACATcgatgtgtgcatgtgtgtcatGTATGTGTAATATGTGGGTGATTGTGTATGTGAGTAGGTATGTATATAGTTTTGCATGTATAGTATGTGTATGGGCACATCTTTGCGCTTGTGTGTATGTGGACATATGTATGTTTGCacatgtgtttatgtgtatgtgtgtgacaaggtgtgtgtgtgtgtatgtgtgggaaaGGACAACCAGACTGAGATGCCAAGGTGAGCAAACACTGAGGTTAGGCTCGTTATTTGGGAGTTTGGGTGGGTTGGGGTGAACTTGGGCTTGTAAGGAGCATGCAGGCATTGATGAGTTTACGATGGCTAGAGCTCATTATCCAATGGAAATGATCTTGGGTGAGTTCCATGTGTAGTCAGATAGGAAATAAAGCTGTAATTTAGATGCTGTGGCCATATGCTTATAATATGACTTATATTTATAACTAAACTGACTTACAGGATCATAGTTACCATGGAATTCAGGGATTTAAGATATAGTAGTCTAATGAAAAAAGACCTGAATTAGGAGgttcaaatcttttattttttttttcttttgccatttcctagctatgtgactttgggccagtCTGTTTTCTCAACCCTCTCATGATAGGCTTAAGAATACCTCTTCCACAGGCCtagggcacaaaatttaagggtTGGTATGACACcgaaagtaaagaaaatgaaaccacatgTGTGAAAAAACTCTAGCAGCTGCAAAGCTGTCTACAAAGATAAATTGTTCTATGTCTGGCCTTGGGCTCATTAGTGTTTTCAAGAGATAACAATTGTTAGCCATGGCAATGAGACCATAGTTCTGCATGAAGtggtctggggggggggtgtttctcTGGGCCACCAAACAGCGAGAGAGATGAGCAGATCAGCAGTCgtgggtgtgtgtttttttgggggggctcaTACTGGCCAGTGGATAAAAGCTTTGTCTACCTCAAAAGACAGACTCTTCGTTCACGAGGAGCTTATGAGCTTGACAAGATAGATACTAGCTTCTAATGTTTTTGAAAACACACAGTGAGACAGATCTGGCTTATAATCCTGTTCAATCCTGGAATGAAATGAGTAAAGGAGTCCAAAGCAGTCAGCCCGAGCATTCTGAGAAGACACAACTCTGTAAGCAGAATTTTGATTGAGGGAGATTTGATGGCAGGTGAAGTGGTAAGAAGAACTGGGGAAGAAGCCAAGCTACATCACCCTTTTCAGCTAGGGTAGGAGGGCCTCCTGTCTACTTGGTGGGCTCTACTCGAGGAAGAGATATACGTATGGTGGGCAGGGGGCAAGAGAAGATGAAGCTTCTTCACAGGCTAGTTACATGAACATGGACAGTGAGAATTACATTTAATGCATGAGAATGATTAATAGTGACCCTCTCTTAGCTTTCTAGAAGGCGCAGTCATAGCACCAGTCATTGAGAAAAGTAGAAGCCATTCTGTCTGGAGAGATAAGGCAACCACCCAAGATAACTGCTCctctatttttttatgatttgtacTTTTGGTCTGATGAAGttgtttccttttgatttattctAACTCAGATTGAGGTACCTATCAGCCGGGCCAGGTGCCTAGGGCACAAAATGTAAGGAGCCAGCCACTCTTACTGTCTCCCTGAATTTTGCATCCCAGGAGGCTCGCTTGCCTCACCATAGTCCAAGCCCTGCCTAGAAGACACGTTAAGACCCATCCACCGAAAGGAGGGCCAGGAGGCACATTTTTACTTGCTGCCACCATTCAGCTCCCTCTCCCCTAGAGACCCTTAAAGCCTATCATGTTTGCCAGGAATCTTTCTGGGATATTGCCACCTGGGCAAGACTTCATGGTGGAAACTTCAGCAGGTCCCTgtgcatgaaaatatttttcaagaacaaacgctcagggaagggagctggtgcgtgaaaatattttcaaaaacagacactcagggaagggagagaagacatGGTTTTGATGAGGTTAGAATCCAAAGTCCAATTTTGCCAGATTACACTAGTGGCTCCAGGCTTTCTATGAGGAGTCACTTCCCATTTCCTTGAAGTCCTGAGTGAAGGTGATATAAAGTGGGATAATTGGAGGATGAGGACGGAACAGTGAAATCACTGAAAAGAAGAGGGGGTTGAGGCACTGGAGTGCCCCGGGGACCatggcagaggggtgggggcagtggagaGAGTGGCAGCAACTGGCTTGGAAATCTACCAGGTAAGACTTGAGAATCTGCCCATGAGACTGGAATGTCCCTGCTGGACACAGTGGGCACTGGTGACCTGTTCTTCATGGATGTAtgccatttcctccttccttacTGGGTTAGCATCTTGAAGACAAATGAGCCATCAAcagccttctcctctcccttctctccacccccactctcaTTGTCAAGGGagttcctgtgcccctccccttactTCTATTGAACTTTCTCTTCTATATATCATAGTGTTGGATTTTAGATGACCTATGCATGACTGAATACTTTTGGATCTTGGAAAAATTCAGTCACTGAGTcaaacagattaaaataaaatagtccacCAGTGGAATACTATGTCCCTGAATTTGTTACTTTGCAGTCAAAGAACTTGATCATTTCCACACATACGATTTTACATAGACATGATAGCTCTGTATGTCTGGCAATATTAATGTCCCCACTTGAtggatcaggaaactgaggctcaaagacaTTTGCTTGTCCCTAGGGCAGCCAGCCAGTAAGTGCTGGGTTTGGGGCCAGAACTCAGCTCTTTGGATTCCTACTCCAGAACTGTTTCTATGGACCCCTAGTGCCTCTCCAGTCAACCCAAGGGTGGATCCTACAGGGCAATAAGAACGCTTTCGATCAGCTTCCCCCAGAGTTTTCTCCCATCCTGACCATCTTTTGACTTTACCTTTTCTGGAACCAATTCCTCCTGCTCCATCACATCCTCATCCCCACACCCAATCAAACCCTCACCTGGATGGTTCAGATGGGACACTATTAAGTAGATGGTGAAGTCCAGGAAGGAGCAGTTGCATTTCCACGGGTTTCCACCCAGATACAGGGTCTGTAGTGTTAGGAGGTTTTGGAAGGCAGCATGGTCCAAGGTCTGCAAGCCGGTGTTTCTGAGGTCCAGGTACCTCAGAGAGCTGGTGTTGGCAAAGGTGTACTTGTTCAGAGAGAACAGGTGAGGGTTGTTGGAGATGTTCAGCTGCACCAGGTTGCTGAGCACGGAGAAACTGTATGGGGAGATCAAGGTTAGGTTGTTGGCGCTGAGATCAAGGTAGATGAGTTTGAAGACCCCGACGAAGGTATAATCCATCACCTCGCGAATCAGGTTATTCCGACAGTCCAAGTAAACAAGGTCACTGAGGAGTCCTAGATTCATCGCTGGCAAAAAGGTGATGAGGTTATCATTCAGGTACAGCCTCCGGGTGTTCAGGGGTACGTCGGGGGGGTACTCGGCTAACTGGATCCCTGTGCAGATCACTTCCTGGGCTTGACATTGACAATTATTTGGACACTT
It encodes:
- the LRRC52 gene encoding leucine-rich repeat-containing protein 52: MSLASGPGPGWLLFSFGMGLVSGSKCPNNCQCQAQEVICTGIQLAEYPPDVPLNTRRLYLNDNLITFLPAMNLGLLSDLVYLDCRNNLIREVMDYTFVGVFKLIYLDLSANNLTLISPYSFSVLSNLVQLNISNNPHLFSLNKYTFANTSSLRYLDLRNTGLQTLDHAAFQNLLTLQTLYLGGNPWKCNCSFLDFTIYLIVSHLNHPDDQNATCVEPAELAGWPVTQVGNPLRYMCITHLDRQDYIFLLLIGFCIFSAGTVAAWLTGMCAVLYQNARRKASEDEAEEEHGQRVDSSGRIFQSRVDSGQDGLPQLI